A genomic window from Gossypium hirsutum isolate 1008001.06 chromosome D10, Gossypium_hirsutum_v2.1, whole genome shotgun sequence includes:
- the LOC107916008 gene encoding phylloplanin, producing MALKTLMLVCLLVAAMALIPPIAEAQLGGLISGLLGLIRIQGTVFCTVDGNIGVNGTATPVFPYALVQLQGGGNVVSSSTTNGSGIFSILLDPLQFLVPSLINNCNLAVKTPLSNCNTSLPSIGGLSSTLQVIGSTVAGLLNITNIIPTGFGFLRA from the exons ATGGCCTTGAAAACACTTATGTTGGTTTGTCTCTTGGTTGCTGCAATGGCATTGATACCTCCAATTGCTGAAGCTCAACTAGGTGGCCTCATTAGCGGCCTCCTTGGCTTGATTAGGATCCAAGGGACTGTATTTTGCACTGTCGATGGCAACATTGGTGTAAACGGCACTGCAACCCCAGTTTTCCCTT ATGCATTGGTGCAACTTCAGGGTGGTGGAAACGTGGTTTCGAGTTCAACAACAAATGGATCTGGCATATTCTCCATATTATTAGATCCATTGCAATTCCTTGTCCCTTCATTGATCAACAATTGCAACTTAGCCGTAAAAACTCCGCTCTCCAATTGCAATACCTCCCTTCCATCCATCGGGGGATTGTCTTCAACCTTACAAGTCATCGGAAGCACCGTTGCTGGACTCTTGAACATCACCAACATCATCCCAACCGGGTTCGGGTTTTTACGAGCATGA